Proteins encoded by one window of Bacillus rossius redtenbacheri isolate Brsri chromosome 3, Brsri_v3, whole genome shotgun sequence:
- the LOC134530835 gene encoding uncharacterized protein LOC134530835 — MQKAFTLVQQKFDFIIPLGCLAHTLHLLCNDILKCKSAGTFMATVVDIVKTIKNTQVLNALLEKIKSERNCNVSLKFPCKIRWGSYLQCLESLLDCKDSHQILSFHGEAKATLTKKMKTRLLDEAVFWVRVEQISNISKPIVSWITILESNDCNIHKVYKAFSEIENKLVDLLPQSSLSASEESCILVKLKSRKANSIRTIHYAATLLDPSTQGHFLTKEEQVDGMEFIHSLCVNMKADVVNVMKDLANYRSKEDLWGKKFIWISVETMNPVTWWRGLCGTTALSKVAVRILTAPVTSTATERSFSTFSWIHSKKRNRLTTSRAGKITYLSHNWKLMQKQNSSQGQQDNQRKYSKDVSLSEVPACSSSMQVVHAENRSFKRKLSSSSSNDEDETDSEACEEVTYVESDNETSENE, encoded by the exons ATGCAAAAAGCTTTCACATTAGTGCAACAAAAGTTTGATTTCATAATTCCTTTAGGATGTTTGGCCCATACCCTGCATTTGTTATGTAATGATATTCTGAAATGTAAGTCTGCCGGAACATTTATGGCAACTGTTGTTGACAtagtcaaaacaataaaaaatacacaggTATTAAATGCtttattggaaaaaattaaatcagaAAGGAATTGTAACGTAAGTTTGAAGTTTCCGTGTAAAATTCGCTGGGGGAGTTACCTTCAGTGCCTTGAAAGTCTTCTCGACTGTAAAGATAGTCATCAGATCTTATCATTTCACGGAGAAGCAAAAGCAACTCTTACAAAGAAAATGAAAACACGACTTCTTGATGAAGCTGTATTTTGGGTCAGGGTCGAACAAATTAGCAATATTTCAAAACCAATAGTTTCATGGATTACTATACTAGAATCCAATGACTGTAACATTCACAAGGTTTACAAAGCATTCAGTGAAATTGAAAACAAGCTAGTTGACTTACTTCCACAATCCTCTTTATCAGCTTCAGAAGAGTCATGTATTTTGGTGAAGTTAAAATCGAGGAAGGCTAACAGTATACGAACCATACATTATGCTGCTACCCTTTTGGATCCATCAACTCAAGGTCACTTTCTGACAAAAGAAGAGCAGGTAGATGGCATGGAATTCATCCACTCTCTTTGCGTTAACATGAAAGCTGACGTGGTGAATGTTATGAAAGACTTAGCTAATTATCGGTCCAAGGAGGACTTGTGGGGTAAGAAATTCATATGGATAAGTGTGGAAACAATGAATCCAGTAACATGGTGGCGGGGATTATGTGGAACCACAGCGTTATCAAAAGTGGCTGTTCGAATTTTAACAGCTCCAGTAACATCTACAGCCACCGAGAGATCCTTCAGTACATTCTCATGGATTCATAGCAAGAAAAGGAATCGCCTCACAACTTCTAGGGCAGGTAAAATTACCTACTTGTCCCACAACTGGAAGCTAATGCAAAAGCAGAACTCATCCCAGGGACAGCAAGATAACCAGAGGAAATATTCCAAAGATGTAAGCTTATCTGAAGTCCCAGCATGCTCTTCCTCTATGCAAGTAGTACATGCAGAGAATCGAAG cttcaagCGAAAGTTAAGCAGTAGCAGTTCAAATGATGAAGACGAAACTGACTCCGAAGCATGTGAAGAAGTTACCTACGTTGAGTCAGATAACGAAACTTCTGAAAATGAATAA